From Bacteroidota bacterium, the proteins below share one genomic window:
- a CDS encoding PKD domain-containing protein, whose translation MKRESSYLPMLLLLACIFALPAFGQQDIKTVRTSWVDSLKIMGQMTGKEQYVNYSAQPISMPASNQRGVVIPNQTTATSCNCWLPRDATWQIGQFDGSGGSGGPGVAPEYRNDDWTTPIINLPFNFCFYGTTVTQVYLNNNGNVSIGAPYSTFTANTFPDPTYTMIAPFWGDVDTRAAGSGLVYYQLTATHLVVQWESVGYFGNHDDLLNTFQLIMTDGSDPLLPPGNNVQFCYRDMQWTTGDASGGSGGFGGTAATVGVNKGNGIDYIQIGLYDQAGAAYDGPFGANDGIDMLDNQTFLFNVCVSGTSNIPPLINSDQVCDTLSVCENDTLIIDAVYLSPEFGQITVPNVNANGMPGVSTLSSTSGNIALQQVQIIGQPGNVGYHTIFLEGTDNGTPAQTASAPIVIRVIPAPNANFTVSPTGMQLPGTLFTFTNTSVGGFSAVWDFGDGSPPSSLYNTSHIYGSGGTYTVTLTVTSPNGCTDVFTQQVQIQQCGTASFTTSNVCAGSPSLITFTGTAGVGATYNWNFAGGTVVSGSGQGPYNVVWNTPGNYNVTVDVSSTGCSNVSASQGVTIQAVPNASISAAAAVCAGQNNAINFNGTAGAGATYAWTFGGGTVTSGSGAGPYNVNWAAPGNPNLQVIVTENGCRDTANFAVTVNAIPTSPFTVPSSACEGTPMTVTYTGTAGGAANYSWNFNGGTVLSGSGQGPYSIQWNNAGNYNVSLTVTENGCTSAPTSVAVTMNDYPVAAFTADNAVCINEDNTINFSGTAIAGATYNWNFGSGTVGSGSGSGPYVVHWANAGNETVTLIVNQNGCRDTSTFNVRVNPIPNSTFNLPTPVCEGTPMSFAYTGTAGAGATYNWTFTNGTVQSGSGPGPLNVSWNDAGTYAVSLTVTENGCTSPVTNQQVTLYDYPVAAVSGSPTVCVNGDNAISFTGTAIPGATYSWNFGNGTVVSGSGAGPYTVRWAADGTATVSVLVSQNGCSDSSTFNVRIYPIPTSAFSIPPNVCVNDPLSISYTGSASAAATYTWNFGSGSVLAGSGSGPYSVVWNTSGNPAVTLSVTENGCVSPVTTLNTFIAPLPVPHAGLDVGDCSGTSVNIGAPPIAGETYSWSPALGLADPAASSTSVSLNNIGTNNRTDRYILTVTSSYGCVNRDTVDVTAFPVPAATFARPTGQCLEDNAFTFNAGGLVFPGVDLQWDFSPSASTPTSTDQNPQPVSYSAPGVYTVTLHSSYNGCPGPDYIDSIEVFAMPVASFEPLVINGCEPLTVPFLNTSAGDINTYEWNYFDGAGDAIAEPSHTFEKAGTYTVMLVVTSNEGCRADTILPNIITVWPQPVAGFIPNPSVTTIWEPVISFDNTTIKADSYKWDFGDSTSTSLHEPTHRYTQVGAYLVTLYTINQYGCADTAIGTIRVEQGFNFYVPNAFTPNGDGVNDTFRGLGTSFKTYELWIYNRWGRQIYYTNDYEKPWDGSMDDPVQNEVFTYRIRVVDIFDKDHTYLGHVSVVR comes from the coding sequence TACTCCACTTTTACCGCGAACACTTTTCCGGATCCGACCTACACCATGATCGCTCCGTTCTGGGGTGACGTTGATACCCGCGCAGCAGGCAGCGGGTTGGTTTACTATCAGCTCACGGCTACTCACCTCGTGGTGCAATGGGAAAGTGTCGGTTACTTCGGCAATCACGACGACTTACTCAACACCTTCCAACTGATCATGACCGATGGCAGTGATCCTTTGCTGCCTCCGGGAAATAACGTTCAGTTCTGCTACCGTGACATGCAGTGGACAACCGGCGACGCCTCCGGAGGAAGCGGCGGTTTCGGCGGAACTGCCGCTACTGTGGGCGTGAACAAAGGCAATGGCATCGACTATATCCAGATCGGCTTGTACGATCAGGCCGGTGCCGCTTACGACGGTCCGTTCGGCGCGAACGACGGCATTGACATGCTCGACAACCAGACGTTCCTCTTTAACGTCTGTGTCAGCGGCACTTCCAACATCCCTCCACTCATCAATTCCGATCAGGTGTGCGATACATTGTCTGTGTGTGAGAACGACACCCTCATCATCGATGCGGTTTACCTTTCACCTGAATTCGGTCAGATCACCGTACCCAACGTGAACGCGAACGGTATGCCCGGTGTCAGTACACTGAGCAGTACCAGTGGTAACATCGCGCTTCAACAGGTTCAGATCATCGGACAACCAGGCAACGTAGGCTATCACACGATCTTTCTCGAAGGAACGGATAATGGTACGCCCGCTCAAACAGCCAGTGCACCGATCGTGATCCGTGTCATACCCGCACCAAACGCCAACTTCACGGTAAGCCCTACCGGAATGCAATTACCCGGCACCCTGTTCACCTTCACCAACACCAGCGTGGGCGGCTTCAGCGCCGTATGGGATTTTGGCGACGGGTCTCCTCCTTCCTCGCTATACAATACCTCGCACATCTACGGAAGCGGTGGCACGTACACGGTTACCCTGACGGTCACCAGCCCCAACGGTTGCACCGACGTCTTTACGCAACAAGTGCAGATCCAGCAATGCGGAACCGCTTCGTTTACCACTTCCAACGTGTGTGCAGGCAGTCCTTCACTGATCACCTTCACGGGTACAGCGGGAGTAGGCGCCACGTACAACTGGAACTTTGCCGGTGGTACCGTAGTGTCGGGTTCGGGCCAGGGTCCCTATAACGTGGTCTGGAACACACCGGGCAACTACAACGTCACGGTCGATGTCTCTTCCACCGGTTGCTCCAACGTTTCCGCGTCTCAGGGAGTAACGATACAAGCGGTTCCCAATGCTTCGATTTCGGCAGCCGCCGCCGTTTGTGCGGGACAGAACAATGCCATCAACTTCAACGGTACGGCCGGCGCGGGTGCCACCTATGCCTGGACGTTCGGCGGAGGCACGGTCACTTCGGGCTCCGGCGCGGGGCCCTACAATGTGAATTGGGCCGCTCCGGGGAATCCGAATCTTCAGGTGATCGTAACAGAAAACGGATGTCGCGACACCGCTAACTTTGCCGTTACAGTAAACGCAATCCCGACCTCTCCCTTTACGGTTCCATCGTCAGCATGCGAAGGCACGCCGATGACCGTCACCTATACCGGAACGGCTGGTGGCGCTGCCAACTACAGTTGGAATTTCAACGGCGGAACGGTGCTCAGTGGTTCGGGTCAAGGTCCGTACAGCATCCAGTGGAACAACGCCGGCAACTACAACGTCAGTCTTACTGTCACCGAAAACGGCTGTACTTCCGCACCTACCAGTGTAGCGGTAACGATGAACGATTATCCTGTTGCCGCCTTCACAGCGGATAACGCAGTATGCATCAACGAAGACAACACCATCAACTTCTCCGGAACGGCGATCGCCGGGGCTACCTACAACTGGAACTTCGGCAGTGGAACAGTAGGTTCCGGCTCGGGTTCGGGTCCGTATGTTGTCCATTGGGCGAACGCGGGGAATGAAACGGTCACCCTGATTGTGAACCAGAATGGCTGCCGCGATACCAGTACGTTCAACGTGCGGGTGAACCCGATTCCGAATTCGACTTTCAACTTGCCCACTCCTGTTTGCGAAGGGACTCCCATGTCGTTTGCCTACACGGGCACAGCCGGAGCGGGCGCGACCTACAACTGGACCTTCACCAATGGTACCGTACAGTCCGGTAGCGGTCCGGGGCCGTTGAATGTGTCGTGGAACGATGCGGGCACCTACGCCGTGTCGCTTACCGTCACAGAGAACGGTTGTACCTCACCGGTCACCAACCAACAGGTGACCCTGTATGATTATCCGGTCGCCGCCGTGAGCGGATCTCCGACCGTATGTGTCAACGGCGACAATGCAATCTCCTTCACCGGTACCGCGATCCCCGGAGCAACCTATAGCTGGAACTTCGGAAACGGAACCGTTGTGTCCGGTAGCGGAGCCGGCCCTTACACGGTACGCTGGGCGGCCGATGGCACGGCAACGGTTTCCGTGTTGGTATCGCAAAACGGCTGCAGCGATTCGTCCACCTTCAACGTTCGCATCTATCCAATCCCGACCTCGGCATTCAGCATCCCGCCGAATGTATGCGTGAACGATCCGCTGTCAATTTCCTACACGGGAAGCGCCAGCGCTGCCGCCACCTATACCTGGAACTTCGGCAGCGGTTCGGTACTCGCCGGAAGTGGTTCAGGGCCCTATAGTGTCGTTTGGAATACTTCCGGAAATCCGGCTGTTACGCTTTCGGTGACGGAGAATGGTTGCGTATCCCCTGTTACCACGCTCAACACGTTCATCGCTCCCCTGCCTGTGCCGCATGCCGGCCTTGACGTAGGCGATTGCTCCGGAACATCCGTCAACATCGGCGCCCCTCCGATCGCCGGAGAAACCTATTCCTGGTCCCCGGCATTGGGTCTGGCCGATCCCGCCGCGAGCTCCACCTCCGTTTCTTTGAATAACATTGGAACGAATAACCGCACGGACCGGTACATTCTCACGGTGACCTCCAGTTATGGATGTGTCAACCGTGATACCGTTGATGTAACAGCCTTCCCGGTTCCTGCCGCCACCTTTGCCCGACCGACCGGTCAGTGTCTGGAAGACAATGCCTTCACCTTTAATGCAGGCGGCTTGGTGTTCCCGGGCGTTGATCTCCAGTGGGATTTTAGTCCATCCGCTTCCACGCCGACCAGCACCGATCAGAACCCTCAACCCGTTAGCTATTCGGCTCCCGGCGTTTATACCGTAACCCTCCATTCTTCCTACAACGGTTGCCCCGGACCCGACTATATCGATTCGATCGAAGTCTTCGCGATGCCGGTTGCATCCTTCGAGCCGTTGGTGATCAATGGCTGTGAACCGCTGACCGTACCTTTCCTGAATACCAGCGCAGGCGACATCAACACCTACGAATGGAACTACTTCGACGGAGCGGGCGATGCGATCGCCGAACCTTCCCACACATTCGAGAAAGCAGGCACTTATACCGTCATGTTGGTAGTGACAAGCAATGAGGGTTGCCGCGCCGACACCATCCTTCCGAACATCATCACGGTATGGCCGCAGCCTGTCGCCGGGTTCATCCCGAATCCATCGGTAACGACGATCTGGGAACCGGTGATCAGCTTCGACAATACCACCATCAAAGCGGATTCGTACAAGTGGGACTTTGGCGACAGTACCAGCACCTCCCTGCATGAGCCCACGCACCGGTACACGCAGGTGGGCGCCTATCTGGTCACCTTGTATACGATCAACCAGTACGGTTGCGCTGACACCGCCATTGGTACGATCCGCGTCGAACAAGGCTTCAACTTCTATGTACCGAACGCCTTCACCCCCAACGGTGATGGGGTGAACGACACGTTCCGAGGTTTGGGCACCTCGTTCAAAACGTATGAGTTATGGATCTATAACCGTTGGGGTCGTCAAATCTACTATACCAACGACTACGAAAAACCCTGGGACGGATCGATGGATGATCCGGTACAGAATGAAGTGTTCACCTACCGCATCCGGGTGGTGGACATCTTCGACAAAGACCATACGTACCTCGGACACGTTTCGGTAGTACGCTAA
- a CDS encoding NTP transferase domain-containing protein, which yields MHQNTPLYGLVLAGGESRRMGSAKAALEYHGLPESDRMVDLLRRSCTSVYVGCREDQLSSLPEHHLPISDLPRFAGNGPIGSLLSAWTVFPDVDWFVVGCDYPFFGVPAVEYLLQADASEGWSGFHNNETQEPEPLLGIYRQSLRETLFLYFEKGGRSLRKFLHSLEQDPLLPEDPRWIRSIDTREDYLLTLQTLRS from the coding sequence ATGCACCAGAACACACCGCTATACGGACTCGTGCTTGCCGGTGGCGAAAGCCGTAGGATGGGTAGCGCAAAAGCTGCGCTGGAGTATCACGGGCTTCCGGAATCAGATCGCATGGTGGACTTGCTGAGACGATCTTGCACGAGTGTCTACGTCGGATGCCGTGAAGACCAACTGAGCAGCTTGCCCGAACATCATCTTCCCATCAGCGACCTGCCGCGCTTCGCCGGCAATGGACCCATCGGCAGCTTGTTGTCAGCCTGGACGGTTTTTCCAGACGTGGACTGGTTCGTTGTCGGTTGTGATTATCCATTTTTCGGCGTACCGGCAGTGGAATATCTCCTGCAAGCCGACGCCTCGGAAGGTTGGTCAGGCTTTCACAACAACGAAACCCAAGAGCCCGAACCGTTGTTGGGTATTTATCGGCAATCCCTGCGGGAAACGCTTTTTCTATATTTCGAAAAAGGCGGTCGTTCACTCCGGAAATTTCTCCACTCCCTGGAGCAAGATCCTCTTTTACCGGAAGATCCCCGTTGGATTCGCTCCATTGATACACGGGAAGATTATCTCCTGACATTACAAACCCTACGATCATGA
- the fdhD gene encoding formate dehydrogenase accessory sulfurtransferase FdhD, with protein sequence MSQSSVSNVRIRRFSGGSWSEDPDLVVREEPLEIRLGLGPRESREQESISVTMRTPGHDFELALGFLRTEGVIQHPQDVHTVRYCTDGGRKEEQENIVRVELNEAVPVDLARLQRHVYTSSSCGVCGKTSLEAVHQLCPSTQSAHAQNFQLDAIKLTTVPEAVRNAQTVFTHTGGLHAAALVDSSGTVRLLREDVGRHNAVDKLIGASFAKGDELLDTYALFLSGRAGFELVQKAAMAGIPLVASVGAPSDLAVSLAQRTGITLVGFLREGRFNVYSHPQRIRH encoded by the coding sequence ATGAGTCAGTCTTCGGTAAGCAATGTCCGGATCAGGCGATTCAGTGGTGGAAGCTGGTCGGAAGACCCCGATCTAGTTGTTCGGGAAGAACCGCTGGAGATACGGCTGGGATTGGGTCCGCGGGAATCACGGGAGCAAGAGAGCATTTCCGTCACCATGCGGACGCCCGGACATGATTTCGAGCTGGCACTCGGCTTTCTGCGGACAGAAGGTGTCATACAACATCCGCAAGACGTGCACACGGTTCGTTACTGCACGGATGGCGGTCGTAAGGAAGAGCAGGAGAACATTGTCCGGGTGGAATTGAACGAAGCAGTACCGGTAGACCTTGCGCGCCTCCAACGACACGTTTATACCTCCTCGAGTTGCGGCGTGTGCGGAAAAACTTCCCTGGAAGCGGTTCATCAGCTTTGTCCTTCTACACAAAGTGCACATGCTCAGAATTTCCAATTGGACGCAATCAAACTCACGACGGTGCCCGAAGCGGTACGGAACGCTCAAACCGTCTTCACGCATACTGGCGGCTTACACGCTGCAGCGCTCGTCGACTCATCAGGAACCGTTCGTTTGCTGCGGGAAGATGTCGGCCGACACAACGCAGTCGATAAACTCATTGGAGCCAGCTTCGCAAAAGGTGATGAATTACTGGACACATATGCGCTTTTCCTAAGCGGACGCGCGGGCTTTGAACTGGTTCAGAAAGCCGCCATGGCCGGTATTCCGCTGGTTGCTTCGGTAGGAGCGCCGAGCGATCTGGCCGTCTCCCTTGCACAAAGAACGGGTATCACCCTGGTTGGTTTTTTGCGGGAAGGGCGATTCAATGTTTATTCACATCCTCAACGAATACGCCACTGA
- a CDS encoding FdhF/YdeP family oxidoreductase, with protein MAEEKDSALPNPENPERFTGLRLGKLKTAAAGIPGVAAAAVHVFREMDVARGMKALLKLNQKDGYDCPGCAWPDPDDERSTIAEYCENGAKAIAEEATTRKLGPEFFAANSVAALSQLNDYEIGKKGRIAQPMFLGKGETHYRPINWDDAFRKIAAHLNKLASPDEAIFYTSGRTSNEAAFLYQLFVREYGTNNLPDCSNMCHESSGVALNESLGIGKGSVTLEDFNHAEVIIILGQNPGTNHPRMLTALKKAKENGAVIISVNPLPETGLMGFNDPQTAKGILGIKARLTDIFLQVRINGDLALLQLINRALIEAERSEPGKVLDHDFIRDHTSGFDAYTQEIFRSSKQELLRNCGISQKKIDETVEVLKNRKRIIACWAMGLTQHKNAVDTIKEVVNLLLLKGSIGKPGAGTCPVRGHSNVQGDRTMGIYEKPSPKFLEQIERSFGFKPPQEHGYDTVECIHAMHEGKAKVFIGMGGNFLSATPDTVYTAEALRKCALTVHVSTKLNRSHLIHGEEAIILPTYGRSDLDVINGERQFISCENSMGVVQLSKGSLRPISDQLLSEPVIVSRLAKATLGSRSRIDWNSFEQHYDRIRDAIERTIPGFERYNERVREPGGFYLPNCTREGTFETLSGKAHFSSASVTDIPLEQGEFLMMTIRSHDQFNTTIYGLNDRYRGVYNERRVIFLHPDDIADAGLSGGDVVDLFNRFEGTERVAHRFIVVPFDIPRQCAATYFPEANVLVPIGSVAEKSNTPTSKSVVIRIRKSAV; from the coding sequence ATGGCAGAAGAGAAAGACTCCGCTCTCCCCAATCCTGAAAACCCCGAGCGTTTTACGGGGCTCCGGTTGGGAAAACTGAAGACCGCTGCGGCCGGAATACCCGGAGTAGCGGCCGCTGCTGTTCATGTGTTTCGTGAAATGGATGTGGCGCGCGGAATGAAGGCGTTGCTCAAGCTGAACCAGAAGGACGGATATGATTGTCCCGGCTGCGCCTGGCCGGATCCGGACGACGAGCGGTCGACCATCGCCGAGTACTGCGAGAACGGAGCCAAAGCCATCGCGGAAGAAGCCACGACCCGAAAGCTCGGCCCCGAATTCTTTGCTGCAAACAGTGTAGCTGCCCTTTCGCAACTCAACGACTACGAAATCGGAAAGAAGGGCCGGATCGCGCAACCGATGTTTTTGGGTAAGGGCGAAACGCATTACCGTCCGATCAACTGGGACGATGCGTTTAGGAAGATCGCCGCGCATCTCAACAAATTGGCGAGTCCCGACGAAGCGATTTTCTACACTTCGGGCCGGACAAGCAATGAAGCGGCTTTTCTTTATCAACTATTCGTACGGGAATACGGCACGAACAACCTGCCCGACTGCTCCAACATGTGCCATGAATCATCCGGTGTTGCACTGAATGAATCATTGGGGATCGGAAAGGGTTCTGTAACGCTGGAAGACTTTAATCACGCGGAAGTGATCATCATTCTCGGTCAGAATCCGGGAACGAATCATCCACGAATGCTGACGGCCCTGAAGAAGGCGAAAGAGAACGGCGCTGTCATCATTTCGGTGAATCCCCTGCCGGAGACCGGCCTGATGGGATTCAACGATCCGCAAACCGCGAAAGGCATCCTGGGTATCAAAGCCCGGCTCACGGACATCTTTCTGCAAGTGCGCATCAACGGCGACCTGGCATTGCTGCAACTCATCAACCGTGCGCTGATCGAAGCGGAACGTTCTGAGCCGGGTAAAGTGCTGGACCATGATTTTATCCGTGATCATACCAGCGGATTCGATGCGTACACTCAGGAAATTTTCCGTTCGTCCAAACAAGAGTTGTTGCGGAATTGTGGCATATCTCAAAAGAAGATCGATGAAACAGTCGAGGTACTGAAAAACCGGAAACGGATCATCGCCTGCTGGGCGATGGGACTTACCCAACACAAGAATGCAGTCGATACGATCAAAGAGGTGGTGAATCTACTCTTGCTGAAAGGAAGTATCGGGAAACCCGGTGCCGGCACATGTCCGGTTCGGGGCCACAGCAATGTTCAGGGTGATCGTACGATGGGAATCTACGAAAAGCCGTCTCCGAAATTCCTCGAGCAGATCGAGCGCTCCTTCGGCTTCAAGCCTCCGCAAGAACACGGTTATGATACCGTGGAGTGCATTCACGCGATGCACGAAGGGAAGGCCAAGGTATTCATCGGCATGGGCGGCAATTTTCTTTCCGCTACTCCGGATACCGTTTATACCGCCGAGGCACTTCGTAAGTGCGCGTTGACCGTTCACGTCTCCACAAAATTGAACCGCAGTCATCTCATTCACGGCGAGGAGGCGATCATACTCCCGACGTATGGCCGAAGCGATCTGGATGTGATCAACGGTGAACGACAATTCATCAGTTGTGAAAATTCAATGGGCGTCGTGCAACTCAGCAAGGGCAGCCTGCGGCCCATCTCCGACCAATTGTTGAGCGAGCCGGTGATTGTTTCCCGTCTTGCAAAGGCGACATTGGGAAGTCGCAGTCGGATCGACTGGAATTCGTTTGAACAGCATTACGACCGTATCCGTGATGCCATCGAGCGTACCATTCCGGGTTTTGAACGATACAACGAGCGCGTTCGGGAACCGGGCGGCTTCTACCTGCCCAACTGTACGCGGGAAGGAACGTTTGAAACCCTCAGCGGAAAGGCGCACTTCAGTTCAGCCAGTGTCACGGATATTCCGCTGGAGCAAGGAGAGTTCCTGATGATGACCATTCGGAGTCACGATCAATTCAACACAACCATCTACGGTCTCAACGACCGATACCGGGGAGTTTACAACGAACGCAGGGTGATCTTCCTGCATCCGGACGATATCGCTGATGCGGGATTGTCCGGTGGTGACGTAGTGGATCTTTTCAACCGGTTCGAAGGAACTGAGCGGGTGGCGCATCGGTTCATCGTCGTACCGTTTGATATTCCTCGCCAATGCGCGGCGACTTACTTTCCGGAGGCGAATGTTCTGGTGCCGATCGGCAGTGTGGCGGAAAAAAGCAACACCCCGACCTCGAAATCGGTCGTGATCCGGATTCGTAAATCGGCAGTTTAA
- a CDS encoding DEAD/DEAH box helicase, which yields MGFQSPTPIQAQVIPLILDGRDLIACAQTGTGKTAAYLLPVLDKISRQEIPHTSALVIAPTRELALQIDQALQGFSYFTHASSIPIYGGNDGMSFDREKRALTDGASIIVATPGRLLSHLNLGYVRFDQLDTLILDEADKMLDMGFLDDILRIISFLPKQRQNLMFSATMPPKIRELAKRILQDPAEVNIALSKPAAGVDQKAYVVYETQKGPLLLEILKQHADKTVIVFASRKVTVKQLEKELRQAKLPVEAIHSDLAQEERENVLLRFRSRTTRILVATDILSRGIDIENIGMVINYDVPGDAEDYVHRVGRTARAATTGEAITLISELDQRRFGQIESLIEATVPKMPLPEKIGSGPAYDPGRRPPGKGRPSGKGGRFNGRSGRGHRGKGGAKPAPRPN from the coding sequence ATGGGATTCCAGTCTCCGACACCCATACAAGCCCAGGTGATCCCGCTCATCCTGGATGGACGGGACCTGATCGCCTGTGCACAGACCGGTACCGGCAAGACCGCAGCGTACCTGCTTCCGGTGCTGGACAAGATCTCCCGGCAGGAAATTCCCCATACCTCCGCGCTGGTCATCGCGCCCACGCGTGAACTGGCATTACAGATCGATCAGGCCCTGCAGGGTTTTTCTTATTTCACCCACGCCAGCTCGATTCCGATCTATGGCGGCAACGACGGCATGTCGTTCGACCGGGAGAAACGGGCGCTGACCGACGGCGCTTCCATCATCGTCGCAACACCGGGTCGACTCTTGAGTCACCTCAACCTCGGGTATGTCCGATTCGATCAGCTCGATACGTTGATCCTGGACGAAGCCGACAAGATGCTCGACATGGGATTCCTCGACGACATCCTGCGCATCATCAGTTTTCTCCCGAAGCAACGGCAGAACCTGATGTTCAGCGCGACGATGCCGCCTAAAATCCGGGAACTCGCCAAGCGCATTCTGCAGGACCCGGCCGAAGTGAACATCGCGCTCAGTAAACCCGCGGCCGGCGTTGATCAGAAAGCCTATGTGGTGTATGAAACCCAAAAGGGACCGTTGTTGCTCGAGATACTGAAACAACATGCGGACAAAACCGTGATCGTGTTCGCGTCGCGAAAGGTTACGGTCAAGCAATTGGAAAAGGAGCTTCGTCAGGCCAAATTGCCGGTCGAGGCTATCCACAGCGACCTTGCACAGGAGGAACGCGAAAACGTCCTGCTCCGTTTTCGAAGTCGTACGACCCGTATTCTGGTGGCCACCGACATTTTATCCAGGGGTATCGATATCGAAAACATCGGCATGGTGATCAACTACGATGTGCCTGGTGACGCCGAAGACTATGTACACCGAGTCGGGCGCACCGCGCGAGCCGCTACAACAGGGGAAGCCATTACCCTGATCAGTGAATTGGATCAACGACGCTTCGGGCAGATCGAAAGTCTGATTGAAGCAACCGTCCCCAAGATGCCGCTCCCGGAAAAAATCGGCAGCGGTCCGGCTTATGACCCCGGTCGCCGACCGCCCGGTAAAGGACGTCCATCAGGAAAAGGCGGTCGATTTAACGGTCGAAGCGGACGTGGTCATCGGGGAAAAGGAGGAGCCAAACCGGCTCCACGCCCCAACTGA
- a CDS encoding DNA-binding protein produces the protein MKTHCIRLRPGQDLRHELEAFAASSQLSAAAIVTCVGSLTVAALRFASRSGTDHVPGPLEITSLVGTFSVYGSHFHLTVADADGKAFGGHLQEGSIVRTTAEVVILAMEDVAFLRETDQETGYRELKIEPLDSIRTH, from the coding sequence ATGAAAACTCATTGTATCCGGCTCCGCCCTGGACAAGACTTGCGGCACGAATTGGAAGCATTTGCAGCTTCCAGCCAATTATCCGCAGCAGCCATCGTGACCTGCGTCGGCAGCCTGACTGTTGCCGCGCTCCGATTCGCATCCCGATCCGGAACCGATCATGTTCCGGGTCCATTGGAAATAACCTCATTGGTCGGCACCTTTTCCGTCTACGGTTCCCATTTTCACCTGACAGTAGCGGACGCGGATGGAAAAGCGTTCGGAGGTCACTTACAGGAAGGTTCGATCGTCCGCACCACCGCAGAAGTGGTGATCCTCGCCATGGAAGATGTCGCATTCCTTCGTGAAACTGATCAGGAAACCGGATACCGGGAGTTGAAAATCGAGCCCTTGGATTCCATTCGAACTCACTAA